The proteins below are encoded in one region of Telopea speciosissima isolate NSW1024214 ecotype Mountain lineage chromosome 10, Tspe_v1, whole genome shotgun sequence:
- the LOC122643465 gene encoding uncharacterized protein LOC122643465 produces MDSQTEATRFRDRKGLISQNILAACDHDRRFTYILSGWEGSASDSRILEDAIHRQGESNIEEEDEWLDADERAAGPSSSVQPNQQIDDDDDEVEDDYSGEALNADQLREEIATTCGLTG; encoded by the exons ATGGACTCACAGACAGAAGCAAcaag GTTTCGTGATAGGAAAGGACTTATATCTCAAAATATTTTAGCTGCATGCGATCATGATAGAAGGTTTACATACATACTATCTGGTTGGGAAGGATCTGCTTCAGATTCTAGAATATTAGAGGATGCCATTCATAGACAGGGTGAAAGCAA tattgaagaagaagatgagtggTTAGATGCAGATGAGAGAGCTGCAGGGCCTAGTTCTAGTGTTCAACCAAACCAAcaaattgatgatgatgatgatgaagttgaGGATGATTACAGTGGTGAAGCCCTTAATGCTGATCAACTCAGAGAAGAAATAGCGACAACATGTGGGCTGACCGGATGA